Proteins encoded by one window of Venenivibrio stagnispumantis:
- a CDS encoding MlaE family ABC transporter permease produces MKNKKFFELKDNVLYLIGEWSISNISEIEKDINILDKSKISKIDISNLKTLDTFGALLIYKYFKDIPIEPDKEKFINLINMVSSKDINLPQKQKENLFLESVDKIFSVIKDIIYLFNFAGKLTIEVLLKIKDFEINTFLKDIEISGIRALPILFTLSFLIGVVIAYQSAKQLMAYGANIFIADLIFISITRELAPLIVGIILAGRSASSYTAQIGLMNVTEEIDVIRTMGISPYVLLVLPKILSLILITPLLIVFSDVIGIIGGMVIADSILDITPYQFINRIQEGYYIDHFFAGFIKGPFFGIAIALIGTGEGFKVEKKAESIGSYVTKSVVKSIFAIIFLDALFSVVFRWLDI; encoded by the coding sequence ATGAAAAATAAAAAATTTTTTGAGCTTAAGGATAATGTTCTTTATTTAATTGGAGAATGGAGTATATCTAATATTTCAGAAATTGAAAAAGATATCAATATATTAGACAAATCTAAAATCTCCAAAATTGATATATCTAATCTAAAAACCTTAGATACATTCGGTGCTTTATTGATTTATAAATATTTCAAAGATATTCCAATAGAGCCGGATAAAGAAAAATTTATCAATTTAATAAATATGGTTTCTTCAAAAGATATAAATCTACCTCAAAAACAAAAAGAAAATCTCTTTTTAGAATCGGTTGATAAAATTTTTTCAGTAATAAAAGATATAATTTATCTTTTTAACTTTGCAGGTAAATTAACTATTGAAGTTTTATTAAAAATTAAGGATTTTGAGATAAATACATTTTTAAAAGATATAGAGATATCCGGAATAAGAGCTTTACCTATTTTATTTACACTTTCTTTTTTAATAGGAGTTGTTATTGCATATCAAAGTGCAAAACAGTTAATGGCATATGGAGCAAATATATTCATTGCAGACCTTATTTTTATATCTATCACAAGAGAATTGGCTCCTCTTATTGTAGGAATAATATTGGCTGGAAGAAGTGCAAGTAGTTATACTGCCCAAATTGGTCTTATGAATGTTACAGAAGAGATAGATGTAATAAGGACAATGGGAATTTCCCCTTATGTTTTATTGGTTCTTCCAAAAATTTTATCTTTAATATTAATCACTCCTTTATTAATAGTTTTTTCCGATGTAATTGGTATTATTGGTGGTATGGTTATAGCAGATTCTATCCTTGATATAACTCCTTACCAATTTATAAATAGAATTCAGGAAGGTTATTATATTGACCATTTTTTTGCCGGCTTTATCAAAGGGCCATTTTTCGGTATTGCGATAGCATTGATAGGGACAGGCGAAGGATTTAAAGTTGAAAAAAAAGCTGAAAGTATAGGCAGTTATGTAACAAAAAGTGTAGTAAAAAGTATATTTGCAATCATATTTTTAGATGCATTATTCTCTGTGGTGTTTAGATGGCTGGATATTTAA